A single region of the Triticum dicoccoides isolate Atlit2015 ecotype Zavitan chromosome 2B, WEW_v2.0, whole genome shotgun sequence genome encodes:
- the LOC119364054 gene encoding protein LURP-one-related 7-like, producing the protein MDRTNAAAAAPPPVPMAAPVVPVDLTVVKKLLGGGGDLAVHDASGGLAFRVTAADGCGRRCGGRALLDASGSTLVTARSSEGAWQAFKGISWEQKDIIFSTKVMCASSDRKEVHVFVPPRSTSEEQKPSYILVGNPSRRACTIIRGNSIVAQTNLPYKLNKAVYSRRKFRVTIYPGNDNILIMAMVMTFLVQK; encoded by the exons ATGGACAGGACAAACGCCgcggccgctgccccgccgccggtaCCCATGGCGGCGCCCGTCGTCCCGGTCGATCTGACGGTCGTCAAGAAGCTCCTCGGGGGCGGCGGCGACCTGGCGGTCCACGACGCGTCTGGCGGTCTCGCCTTTCGCGTCACGGCGGCAGACGGTTGTGGCAGGAGGTGCGGAGGGAGAGCGCTCCTCGACGCCTCCGGGAGCACTCTGGTCACTGCCAGGAGCAGCGAG GGTGCATGGCAGGCATTCAAAGGAATTAGTTGGGAACAGAAAGACATAATTTTTTCAACAAAGGTAATGTGTGCTTCTTCAGATCGAAAGGAGGTACATGTCTTTGTCCCGCCGAGAAGCACATCTGAGGAGCAAAAACCAAGCTACATACTCGTAGGAAATCCATCTCGAAGAGCATGCACGATTATAAGGggaaactccattgttgctcag ACAAATCTCCCGTACAAACTCAATAAGGCCGTCTATTCAAGGCGGAAGTTTAGAGTGACGATTTACCCAGGAAACGATAACATTCTGATCATGGCAATGGTGATGACCTTCCTTGTTCAAAAATAA
- the LOC119364056 gene encoding uncharacterized protein LOC119364056, giving the protein MSTPAGDGEDPGAGTLEAAAPFSADWKERILVPVVAAGVAGAGFGLLSRHRARLGPIRAAATYAANLSIVAGCYGGACELARDARATTPDDLMNSVVGGLASGAVLGRIQGGHFGAVKYAVTLTVAGTALDYAAMKLSPEWRDWKEHLSVDKKDWFTVPEWSPIQVLDEEALAKKREREELLFAQQALGKVSKEEP; this is encoded by the exons ATGTCTACTCCGGCCGGCGACGGCGAGGACCCCGGCGCAGGGACGCTGGAAGCAGCAGCGCCATTCTCTGCCGACTGGAAGGAGCGGATCTTGGTCCCCGTCGTGGCCGCCG GTGTTGCCGGAGCTGGGTTCGGGCTGCTGTCGCGGCACAGGGCGCGCCTTGGCCCGATCCGCGCTGCCGCTACATATGCGGCTAACCTCTCCATCGTGGCCGGATGCTACGGAG GTGCATGTGAACTTGCAAGAGATGCTCGAGCTACAACACCTGATGACCTCATGAATTCTGTTGTTGGTGGGCTAGCAAGTGGAGCTGTTCTTGGCCGAATACAAG GTGGTCACTTTGGGGCGGTGAAATATGCAGTCACCCTAACGGTTGCTGGTACTGCACTGGACTACGCCGCGATGAAGCTAAGCCCTGAATGGCGTGATTGGAAAGAGCATTTGTCCGTTGATAAGAAAGACTGGTTTACTGTACCCGAATGGTCACCTATCCAAGTGCTCGATGAGGAGGCCTTGGCGAAGAAACGAGAGCGAGAGGAGTTGCTGTTTGCTCAGCAAGCACTTGGTAAAGTTAGCAAGGAGGAGCCTTAG